From Companilactobacillus heilongjiangensis, one genomic window encodes:
- a CDS encoding ABC transporter ATP-binding protein, giving the protein MQKIVDVQNIEKIYGKAGEKQFKALSDVNFEVKPGEFVGIMGASGSGKTTLLNILSTLDTPTSGRVEIAGQDITKLKNNQMANFRANKIGFIFQDFNLLENLTAYENIALPLALQNKPAKSIKPAVMSIAEKLGLTEILNHYPTELSGGQKQRVAAARALVHEPSIVFGDEPTGALDSKSARALMDTLTKINREDNVSILLVTHDPFSASFCDRILFIKDGEIGQELKKEDDSRAEYYQEILDSLGTFAE; this is encoded by the coding sequence ATGCAAAAAATCGTCGATGTACAAAATATTGAAAAAATTTATGGTAAGGCTGGTGAGAAACAATTTAAGGCTTTGTCAGACGTTAATTTTGAAGTAAAACCCGGCGAATTCGTAGGAATTATGGGTGCTTCAGGTTCAGGTAAGACAACGCTACTAAATATTCTATCTACCTTAGATACACCAACTAGTGGTCGTGTTGAAATTGCTGGCCAAGATATTACTAAATTAAAGAATAATCAAATGGCTAATTTCCGAGCTAATAAAATTGGTTTCATTTTCCAAGATTTCAACTTACTAGAAAATTTAACTGCTTACGAAAATATTGCTTTGCCTTTGGCATTACAAAATAAACCTGCTAAATCAATCAAACCAGCCGTTATGAGTATTGCTGAAAAACTTGGTTTAACTGAAATTTTAAATCACTATCCAACTGAATTATCTGGTGGTCAAAAACAACGTGTTGCGGCTGCTCGTGCCTTAGTCCACGAACCATCAATTGTCTTTGGTGATGAACCGACTGGTGCGCTTGATTCTAAGAGTGCTCGTGCTTTGATGGACACACTGACAAAAATCAATCGTGAAGATAACGTTTCAATTTTACTTGTAACGCATGATCCATTCTCAGCCAGTTTCTGTGACCGTATTTTATTCATCAAAGATGGTGAAATCGGCCAAGAGTTGAAGAAAGAAGACGACAGTCGTGCTGAATACTATCAAGAAATCTTGGATTCACTAGGAACATTCGCTGAATAG
- a CDS encoding FtsX-like permease family protein, translating to MLNKLALSGIKHRIRDYSVLFSGLTIASAIFYMFMSLATNQNFLKSNSPAAATSFIFGFGIVLLAIITIVYVNYANTFLLSMRQKEYGMFMMLGAKSSKISRMIFVETFAIGAISTLIGSAIGILATGFVSKWIINALDMQVKHFNSFYLPALLWTFAFFIIIFMFSAIRNSISLRRSKVLTLLNRDSQPVKIKRNGVLKAVQAVLGLILLIIGYLSMWYIGQNAGFIMIGIPIALVTIVGGTYFMINSFVTTIIGMLKRNTKYSQKGLNNFTLSQLSFRMNDYTKILSMVSIMFALALGAITVGLGFNNQIDNVVNGQNYYDVQLTNPDAAQQKRLKSLNIDKKNTYNFKSDKTNVYYQASEFEKQPIGYSQIDTKTMVSKLRTSTNPSKNDNAKYELMNTRMPDQRGHVAKFVSDQEYKAINAPETTTVLVKTNSFKDNLSEIKAISKAEVKRYPVLKNAGGDKYSAYTMINGFFSGLEFMGFFLGIAFLAMLASCLMFKILSGANGDVKRYNMLYKIGTRSKVLRSTINKEIAVLFSVPAILGVVHVLIGLQMFSAILYKPYAHIEIPFAIFIVLYLGYYFLTRYLYKKIVLK from the coding sequence ATGTTAAACAAATTAGCCTTGAGTGGCATTAAACATCGAATACGTGATTACAGCGTGCTGTTTTCTGGCTTGACGATTGCTTCAGCCATTTTCTACATGTTTATGTCACTGGCAACTAATCAAAATTTTCTAAAGTCCAATTCTCCGGCCGCAGCAACTAGTTTTATCTTCGGATTCGGGATTGTACTGTTAGCTATCATAACGATAGTTTACGTCAATTATGCCAACACTTTTCTGTTGAGCATGCGTCAAAAGGAATATGGGATGTTCATGATGCTCGGTGCCAAGAGCAGCAAGATTTCCCGCATGATATTTGTTGAAACATTCGCTATTGGTGCTATTTCAACATTGATTGGCTCAGCCATTGGTATTCTAGCAACTGGCTTTGTCAGCAAGTGGATTATCAACGCCCTAGATATGCAAGTTAAACATTTCAACAGTTTCTATCTACCTGCTTTATTGTGGACGTTCGCATTCTTCATCATTATCTTCATGTTCTCAGCGATTAGAAATTCAATTTCACTCCGTCGTAGCAAGGTTTTAACACTATTAAACCGTGACAGTCAACCAGTTAAAATTAAGCGTAACGGCGTTTTAAAAGCTGTCCAAGCTGTTCTTGGTTTGATTTTACTAATTATTGGTTATTTATCAATGTGGTATATCGGTCAAAACGCCGGTTTCATCATGATTGGGATTCCAATTGCTTTGGTAACAATCGTTGGTGGAACGTACTTCATGATCAATTCATTCGTTACAACAATTATCGGAATGTTGAAACGCAACACGAAGTATTCTCAAAAAGGTTTGAACAATTTCACCTTGTCACAATTGAGTTTTAGAATGAACGACTACACTAAGATTCTCTCAATGGTATCGATCATGTTCGCTTTAGCCCTTGGTGCTATTACAGTTGGACTAGGTTTCAATAACCAAATCGACAATGTAGTTAACGGTCAGAACTATTATGATGTTCAATTAACCAACCCAGATGCTGCGCAACAAAAACGTTTGAAGAGTTTGAATATTGATAAGAAAAATACTTATAACTTTAAATCTGATAAGACAAATGTCTACTATCAAGCAAGTGAATTCGAAAAACAACCAATCGGTTATTCACAAATTGATACGAAGACAATGGTTTCAAAACTTCGGACTTCAACCAATCCAAGTAAAAATGATAATGCCAAATATGAATTGATGAATACAAGAATGCCTGATCAACGTGGTCATGTTGCTAAATTTGTCAGCGACCAAGAATATAAGGCAATTAATGCTCCCGAAACAACAACTGTCTTGGTTAAAACTAACTCATTCAAGGATAATCTATCTGAAATTAAGGCTATCTCAAAAGCTGAAGTTAAACGTTATCCAGTTTTGAAAAATGCTGGTGGCGATAAATACAGTGCCTATACAATGATCAATGGTTTCTTCTCTGGATTAGAATTCATGGGATTCTTCCTGGGAATTGCCTTTCTAGCCATGTTAGCTAGTTGTTTAATGTTCAAGATTTTGTCCGGTGCCAATGGGGATGTTAAGCGTTATAACATGCTCTACAAGATTGGTACGAGATCAAAAGTTTTACGTTCAACAATTAACAAGGAAATTGCCGTATTATTCTCAGTTCCCGCAATCCTTGGAGTGGTTCACGTATTAATTGGATTACAAATGTTCAGCGCAATTCTTTATAAACCATATGCCCATATTGAAATTCCATTCGCAATCTTCATCGTTCTATACCTTGGTTATTACTTCTTAACTAGATATTTGTACAAGAAGATTGTTCTAAAGTAA
- a CDS encoding amino acid ABC transporter ATP-binding protein has translation MIEFRNVQKYYGDFHALKDINLEIDKGETVVLIGPSGSGKSTLSRTVNGLETIQEGQLIVNGRDIADRSTDINRIRRDVGMVFQHFNLYANKDVLENIMLAPRIVLKMNEEENKKQAMALLDQVGLADKAHNMPSQISGGQKQRVAIARSLAMKPRCMLFDEPTSALDPEMIDDVLKVIKYVTSQSDMTSLIVTHEMGFAQEVANRVIFMADGEILEDDDKDTFFNHPTNERATQFLSKIIKH, from the coding sequence ATGATTGAATTCCGCAATGTGCAAAAGTATTACGGAGATTTCCATGCTTTAAAGGATATTAACTTGGAAATTGACAAGGGTGAAACAGTTGTTTTAATCGGACCATCTGGATCAGGTAAGAGTACTTTATCCAGAACTGTCAATGGTTTGGAAACGATTCAAGAAGGGCAATTAATTGTCAACGGACGTGATATTGCTGATAGATCAACTGATATCAACCGTATTAGACGTGATGTCGGAATGGTTTTCCAACACTTTAACTTGTACGCCAACAAGGATGTTCTTGAGAATATCATGTTAGCACCTAGAATCGTTTTAAAAATGAATGAAGAAGAAAATAAAAAGCAGGCTATGGCTTTGCTTGATCAAGTCGGCTTAGCTGATAAAGCCCATAATATGCCTTCACAAATCTCTGGTGGACAAAAACAACGTGTCGCCATTGCTAGATCTTTAGCTATGAAACCTCGTTGCATGCTCTTTGACGAACCTACCAGTGCTTTGGATCCAGAAATGATCGACGATGTTTTGAAGGTTATCAAGTATGTTACTAGCCAAAGCGATATGACTTCTCTAATCGTTACTCACGAAATGGGCTTTGCTCAAGAAGTTGCTAACCGAGTTATCTTTATGGCTGACGGTGAAATTTTGGAAGATGACGACAAGGATACTTTCTTCAATCATCCAACGAACGAACGTGCTACACAGTTTTTGAGCAAGATTATTAAACACTAG
- a CDS encoding APC family permease gives MGKNLPNIDSGSKKSFISWPVVALMDFVTVIGFDDIVYNFHNQGLGIVFTWIIMLFVFVVPYEMMVGHLGSTFDEEGGGVTSWVRATGGNVWGYICAWTVWVSSLPYIVDVANSTLVSFGWLINGNSSMSDKMSNSMFALLTAVIFTVFIFIQHYLRNSLQILSILGGGAMFIISILYVIMTFVYLSKGNMPHTQPFTIKSFIPKFDMHYLSTFGLVIFAMNGSEFAAPYVTEMKNGKRDFPKAMWMLAIMTGFLTVLGSFALGVFFNAHHLPNDLKMNGSYYAFQYMGQEFGMGRFFLYLFAITQALYMMAQLAVLLDAGTRMFLSDTAKEYLPKGLTKTDKRGLPINGYWLTTGICTLIMVMSATLPNMNSIFNQLLNLNGIVSPYTTCFLFSSFILVRLHDDKFKSDFVYIKNKYFAILVGIWCFAITFGAATLGIFPTDETPGTSAWTHVLTLNILEPVLMILIGIILPLIAYYQRSHETN, from the coding sequence ATGGGGAAAAATTTGCCAAATATCGACTCCGGTTCTAAGAAGTCGTTTATTAGTTGGCCTGTCGTTGCTTTAATGGATTTCGTTACCGTTATTGGCTTCGATGATATTGTCTACAATTTCCATAACCAAGGTTTGGGAATCGTATTTACTTGGATTATTATGCTATTCGTATTCGTTGTACCTTATGAGATGATGGTTGGTCATCTTGGTTCAACATTTGATGAAGAAGGTGGTGGCGTTACTTCTTGGGTACGTGCCACTGGCGGTAATGTCTGGGGCTATATTTGTGCTTGGACTGTTTGGGTTTCTAGTTTGCCTTATATTGTCGATGTCGCTAACTCAACGTTGGTGTCATTTGGCTGGTTGATCAACGGTAACAGTTCAATGTCAGATAAGATGAGCAACTCAATGTTTGCCCTTTTGACAGCCGTAATTTTTACAGTCTTTATTTTCATCCAACATTATTTGAGAAACTCACTACAAATTTTGAGTATTCTCGGTGGTGGTGCGATGTTTATCATCTCAATTTTGTATGTCATCATGACTTTTGTTTATTTGAGCAAAGGTAACATGCCACATACCCAACCATTTACTATAAAATCATTTATTCCTAAGTTTGATATGCATTACCTTTCAACATTTGGACTCGTCATCTTTGCGATGAACGGATCAGAATTCGCTGCACCATACGTTACAGAAATGAAGAACGGTAAACGTGATTTTCCAAAAGCTATGTGGATGCTAGCCATTATGACTGGTTTTCTAACAGTGCTTGGTTCATTTGCCTTGGGAGTATTCTTCAATGCCCACCATTTGCCAAATGACTTGAAGATGAACGGTTCTTACTATGCTTTCCAATACATGGGACAAGAATTCGGCATGGGTCGTTTCTTCCTATACTTATTCGCTATAACGCAGGCACTATACATGATGGCGCAATTGGCTGTCCTCTTGGATGCCGGAACGAGAATGTTCCTATCTGATACCGCGAAAGAATATTTACCAAAAGGTCTTACTAAAACTGATAAGCGTGGCCTACCAATCAACGGTTACTGGCTAACGACTGGTATTTGTACCCTTATCATGGTCATGAGTGCAACGTTGCCAAATATGAATTCAATCTTCAATCAACTCTTGAATCTAAATGGTATCGTTTCACCATATACAACCTGTTTCCTATTCAGTTCCTTTATCCTAGTTAGATTACACGATGATAAATTCAAATCTGACTTCGTTTATATTAAAAATAAATATTTTGCTATTTTAGTTGGTATTTGGTGTTTTGCAATCACCTTCGGAGCTGCCACATTAGGTATCTTTCCAACTGATGAAACACCTGGTACTTCCGCATGGACACACGTTTTGACATTGAATATTTTGGAACCTGTTTTGATGATTTTAATTGGGATTATTTTGCCTTTGATTGCTTACTATCAAAGATCACATGAAACTAACTAA
- a CDS encoding glutamate ABC transporter substrate-binding protein, which yields MKRWKYFAVIITSLLLVFTLAGCGSQSLSSQNLYENNKKSKTVTWGVKADTKLLGLVDVKDGQEKGFEIDLAKAITKKMYGKDAKAKFVTVTSQSRIPLLKNGNIDAIIATMTITPERQKTIDFSKSYFDAGQSILVKDGSPIKKVQDLNNKTIIGVVGSNSVQNVKKFAPKARVLQLPDYAQALTALKSGQGDALTTDNVILAGMAVKNPGYKLQGEAFTTEPYGIGINKGQTDLKAGINKALGEVEADGTYNKLILKWFGNVPGFNYKEVLRK from the coding sequence ATGAAACGCTGGAAATATTTTGCAGTAATTATCACTTCTTTACTTCTAGTCTTTACATTAGCCGGCTGTGGTTCACAATCACTGTCGTCACAAAATCTTTATGAAAATAACAAGAAATCCAAAACAGTAACTTGGGGTGTTAAAGCCGATACTAAGTTGCTTGGTTTGGTGGATGTTAAAGACGGACAAGAAAAGGGATTTGAAATTGATTTAGCCAAAGCTATTACTAAGAAAATGTATGGTAAAGATGCCAAAGCTAAATTCGTTACCGTTACATCGCAGTCACGTATCCCTTTGTTAAAGAATGGTAATATCGATGCTATCATCGCTACAATGACCATAACGCCGGAACGTCAAAAGACGATTGATTTTTCCAAGTCATACTTTGATGCGGGTCAATCAATTTTAGTTAAAGACGGTTCGCCAATTAAGAAAGTTCAAGATCTTAACAACAAGACAATCATTGGGGTTGTCGGCTCTAACTCAGTTCAAAATGTTAAGAAATTTGCTCCAAAAGCTCGGGTTCTCCAATTGCCTGATTATGCTCAAGCTCTAACAGCTTTGAAGTCAGGTCAGGGTGATGCTTTGACAACTGATAACGTTATTTTAGCTGGTATGGCAGTTAAGAACCCTGGCTACAAACTACAAGGTGAAGCCTTTACAACTGAACCTTATGGTATTGGTATCAACAAGGGCCAGACTGACTTAAAAGCAGGTATCAACAAGGCTTTAGGTGAAGTTGAGGCTGACGGTACATACAATAAATTAATCCTTAAGTGGTTTGGTAATGTACCTGGATTTAACTACAAGGAGGTGCTACGCAAATGA